A stretch of Paracoccus sp. MA DNA encodes these proteins:
- the rsfS gene encoding ribosome silencing factor yields MSNTVSPASAPAATTAESGLTSDQLLGRILASLDDDKAEDVVTIDLRGRSAMADHMVIASGRNARQVASIAEKLVERLKEQTGRSARIEGKETGDWVLIDTDDVIVHVFRPEVREFYQLEKMWMPADALRSATLDRMRAEHAAEEARKTQN; encoded by the coding sequence CTGTCCAATACCGTCTCGCCGGCTTCTGCGCCGGCTGCGACCACCGCGGAGTCCGGGCTGACGAGCGATCAGCTACTGGGCCGCATTCTTGCCTCTCTTGACGACGACAAGGCCGAAGATGTCGTGACCATCGACCTGCGCGGCCGCTCGGCTATGGCCGATCACATGGTGATCGCCTCGGGCCGCAACGCGCGGCAGGTGGCCTCGATCGCCGAAAAGCTGGTCGAGCGCCTGAAAGAGCAGACCGGCCGCTCGGCCCGGATCGAGGGCAAGGAAACCGGCGATTGGGTGCTGATCGACACCGACGACGTGATCGTCCATGTCTTCCGTCCCGAAGTCCGGGAATTCTACCAGCTGGAAAAGATGTGGATGCCGGCCGACGCGCTGCGCTCGGCCACGCTTGACCGGATGCGTGCTGAACACGCGGCCGAAGAGGCCCGCAAGACCCAGAACTGA
- the rlmH gene encoding 23S rRNA (pseudouridine(1915)-N(3))-methyltransferase RlmH — MRMVIAAVGRLRQGPEAKLIADYLDRQAKAGRSLGLPPVTLAEVEDRRGGGMAAEAALLARAVPDGAALVVLDERGQMLSSPEFAARIAGWRDQARDVAFVIGGADGIDPGLRDRADLAISFGRMVWPHMLVRVMLAEQIYRATTILAGSPYHRE; from the coding sequence ATGCGCATGGTCATTGCCGCGGTCGGGCGGCTGCGGCAGGGCCCCGAGGCGAAGCTGATCGCCGATTACCTGGACCGTCAGGCCAAGGCGGGCCGCAGCCTGGGCCTGCCCCCCGTGACGCTGGCCGAGGTCGAGGACCGGCGCGGCGGCGGCATGGCGGCCGAGGCGGCGCTGCTGGCCAGGGCCGTCCCCGACGGCGCGGCCCTGGTGGTGCTGGACGAGCGCGGCCAGATGCTCAGCTCTCCGGAATTCGCGGCGCGAATCGCCGGCTGGCGCGACCAGGCCCGGGATGTGGCCTTCGTGATCGGCGGCGCGGATGGCATCGACCCCGGCCTGCGCGACCGGGCCGACCTGGCGATCAGCTTCGGCCGCATGGTCTGGCCGCATATGCTGGTCCGCGTCATGCTGGCCGAGCAGATCTATCGCGCCACCACCATCCTCGCCGGCAGCCCCTATCATCGCGAATGA